Proteins encoded in a region of the Stieleria neptunia genome:
- a CDS encoding UvrB/UvrC motif-containing protein yields MKRTMHLDDLLKEWEFNPHTLNVRMVKGNDGRDVIQMRVDMGVLQLETTGRPDGTVVEGHPTYLEYLQEAVLEDPEMELDEDQCMEVDREFMQFYHRRICWLRLQYYNRAVMDADHTLRLMDVSERVSPDEEWSRSHEQYRPFVLFHRTQAAALGALEEEESGEDAVMAINAGLETIRQFFEKHEADEHFEEDELVVRLVELRETLRSEYEVGQTLREKLTAAVEQEQYELAAKLRDELNQRELD; encoded by the coding sequence ATGAAACGAACGATGCATCTAGACGATCTACTCAAGGAATGGGAATTCAACCCGCACACGTTGAATGTCCGCATGGTGAAAGGAAACGACGGACGCGATGTGATCCAGATGCGAGTCGACATGGGTGTCCTGCAGCTTGAGACGACCGGCCGCCCCGACGGCACCGTGGTCGAGGGGCATCCGACCTATCTGGAATACCTGCAGGAAGCGGTCTTGGAAGACCCCGAAATGGAGTTGGACGAAGATCAGTGCATGGAGGTCGATCGGGAGTTCATGCAGTTCTACCACCGCCGCATCTGCTGGTTGCGGTTGCAGTATTACAACCGCGCCGTGATGGATGCCGATCACACCTTGCGGCTGATGGATGTCAGCGAGCGGGTCAGCCCGGACGAGGAATGGTCACGATCGCACGAGCAGTATCGACCGTTCGTGCTGTTCCATCGCACGCAAGCGGCCGCGTTGGGCGCCTTGGAAGAGGAGGAGTCGGGCGAAGACGCGGTGATGGCGATCAACGCCGGCCTGGAAACGATCCGACAATTCTTCGAAAAACACGAAGCCGACGAGCACTTCGAAGAGGACGAATTGGTCGTCCGCCTGGTCGAATTGCGGGAAACGCTGCGGAGCGAATATGAAGTCGGCCAGACGCTGCGTGAAAAACTGACCGCCGCGGTCGAGCAAGAACAATATGAGTTGGCGGCCAAGTTGCGCGACGAACTGAATCAACGCGAACTGGACTGA
- a CDS encoding polyprenyl synthetase family protein, translating into MSTGFSPTDTPASQTVTQSPSDPASPDAGTVSRSKRRKTSHLKEVPETLELRESLRARCEQVADRLDRSVPMTKDELEQVARRTLQEADLPESLVGWVMVMISTSFWRHALEGVPPERRLFLLPHCLKHAEGCPAEYDEFGMNCKECGACSIADFRGLAEEMGYRVLVAEGSPVVMKIIVGGYVDAVVGVACLNVLEKAIDKVLLAGIPCMAVPLLSSDCRNTKVDEAWVDQMIRTPYSPAKQETRSYVHLMRAAGDLFAPETLDTIAPRLRGKAPFGTGDLSAQSVAAMDAIEATEHIAYDFLARGGKHSRPFITLAAYDAMTGGDCTGSDAARAISKLPNAVRRAALSIETFHKASLVHDDIEDDDAYRYGQPSLHKTFGVPTAINVGDFLVGMGYRLISDRAAMGDTSASAQIDVMDCLAAAHMRLGEGQGAELLWRDGTDRRLTPLDALKIYSLKTSPAFEAALFSGVRLGCGDDADGKADQYREAIRTFSRNLGVAFQILNDLGDFAGDDDNKLSAGGDIFGGRPTLLWALALESLGDQEQQELLGLARADCELSDGERLTAVRRLYEKAGVFETAFRLVDKHQQRAEQVADTLEPDALRRLMYFLVDTVLERPEIKTPNVVALGVAAPAV; encoded by the coding sequence TTGTCGACCGGATTCAGCCCCACCGATACCCCTGCCAGCCAAACCGTCACCCAATCTCCCTCGGACCCTGCGTCACCGGACGCCGGAACCGTCTCACGCAGTAAGCGGCGGAAGACGAGTCATCTGAAGGAGGTCCCCGAAACGCTGGAGTTGCGTGAGAGTCTGCGCGCCCGCTGCGAACAGGTCGCCGACCGATTGGACCGCAGCGTTCCGATGACCAAGGATGAATTGGAACAAGTCGCCCGGCGGACACTCCAAGAGGCTGATTTACCCGAATCCCTGGTCGGCTGGGTGATGGTGATGATCAGCACCTCGTTTTGGCGTCATGCCCTGGAAGGGGTTCCGCCGGAACGACGGTTGTTCCTGCTGCCCCATTGCCTGAAACACGCCGAGGGCTGTCCGGCGGAATACGACGAGTTCGGCATGAACTGCAAAGAGTGCGGGGCCTGCAGCATCGCCGATTTCCGCGGACTGGCCGAAGAGATGGGCTACCGCGTGCTGGTCGCCGAAGGTTCTCCGGTGGTGATGAAAATCATCGTCGGAGGGTACGTCGATGCGGTGGTCGGCGTGGCCTGTTTGAACGTTTTGGAAAAAGCAATCGACAAGGTCTTGTTGGCGGGAATCCCCTGCATGGCCGTCCCGTTGTTGAGCAGCGATTGCCGCAACACCAAGGTCGACGAAGCGTGGGTCGACCAGATGATTCGCACGCCCTACTCGCCGGCCAAACAAGAGACGCGCAGTTACGTCCACCTGATGCGGGCCGCGGGCGATTTATTCGCGCCCGAGACGCTCGACACCATCGCACCGCGACTGCGTGGCAAGGCGCCGTTCGGGACGGGGGATCTGAGTGCACAAAGTGTGGCGGCGATGGACGCGATCGAAGCCACCGAACACATCGCCTACGATTTCTTGGCTCGTGGCGGTAAGCATTCACGGCCGTTTATCACCCTGGCAGCCTACGATGCGATGACGGGCGGCGATTGCACCGGCAGCGACGCCGCACGTGCGATCTCCAAACTCCCCAACGCCGTCCGCCGGGCTGCCCTCAGCATCGAAACCTTTCACAAAGCAAGTCTGGTCCACGACGACATCGAAGACGATGACGCCTATCGTTACGGCCAACCCTCCCTGCACAAGACGTTCGGAGTGCCCACGGCGATCAACGTCGGTGACTTTCTGGTCGGCATGGGATATCGGCTGATCAGCGACCGCGCCGCGATGGGCGACACCAGTGCCAGCGCCCAAATCGATGTGATGGATTGCCTTGCCGCAGCGCACATGCGACTCGGCGAAGGCCAAGGCGCCGAATTGCTCTGGCGCGACGGCACCGACCGCCGATTGACGCCGTTGGATGCGTTGAAAATCTATTCGCTGAAAACCTCTCCGGCGTTCGAAGCCGCGCTATTCAGTGGCGTTCGGTTGGGCTGTGGCGATGACGCCGACGGAAAAGCGGACCAGTACCGCGAAGCGATCCGAACGTTCAGCCGCAACCTCGGCGTCGCCTTCCAAATCCTCAACGACCTCGGTGACTTTGCCGGCGACGACGACAACAAACTCTCCGCCGGCGGCGACATCTTCGGCGGACGACCGACGTTGCTGTGGGCCCTGGCCCTGGAATCGCTGGGCGACCAAGAACAACAAGAGTTACTGGGGCTTGCACGCGCCGATTGCGAATTGAGCGACGGCGAGCGTTTGACCGCGGTGCGCCGGCTGTACGAAAAAGCGGGCGTGTTTGAAACCGCGTTTCGCCTGGTTGATAAACATCAACAACGAGCCGAACAGGTCGCCGACACGCTGGAACCCGACGCCTTGCGGCGTTTGATGTACTTCCTCGTCGATACCGTGCTCGAACGCCCCGAAATCAAGACCCCCAACGTGGTCGCACTCGGCGTTGCCGCACCCGCGGTTTGA
- a CDS encoding class I SAM-dependent methyltransferase gives MSLLAGQPYHPAFVAREQLLMSTATPHQQDSKDKSDSEQKRSRVPHAAKLYHNLVPAYQAFWPAVAGKNIRAEVGAMQLANDAKVLEVGVGTGLSLASYPRHIRLTGIDLSESMLAEAQTLIDRKGWDHITVQPMNAEELEFDDDQFDVVTSFHTVSVVSNPAKMMRELVRVCRPGGQILIINHFRSDNPIIARVVDSAGNVTKRLGWRTDLELEEVLRELPIRIDQRYKPNPFSFFTIMKATAKPDRV, from the coding sequence GTGTCGCTGCTGGCCGGCCAACCCTACCACCCGGCGTTCGTCGCCCGAGAGCAATTGTTGATGAGCACTGCTACGCCGCACCAGCAAGATTCAAAAGACAAGTCCGATTCCGAGCAGAAACGGTCGCGTGTCCCGCACGCGGCCAAGCTTTACCACAACCTTGTTCCCGCCTACCAAGCGTTCTGGCCGGCCGTGGCGGGGAAGAACATTCGTGCCGAAGTCGGCGCCATGCAGCTGGCAAACGACGCCAAGGTTCTGGAGGTCGGTGTCGGCACCGGGCTCTCGTTGGCGAGCTATCCCAGACACATTCGTTTGACGGGCATTGATCTGTCCGAATCGATGCTGGCCGAAGCCCAGACGCTGATCGACAGGAAGGGTTGGGACCACATCACGGTTCAACCGATGAATGCCGAAGAATTGGAGTTCGACGACGACCAATTTGACGTGGTGACGTCGTTCCACACCGTCAGCGTCGTGTCCAATCCCGCCAAGATGATGCGTGAGCTGGTCCGCGTTTGTCGACCCGGCGGGCAGATTCTGATCATCAATCACTTCCGCAGTGATAATCCCATCATCGCCCGGGTGGTCGATTCGGCCGGCAACGTCACCAAGCGACTCGGCTGGCGAACGGATTTGGAGCTGGAGGAGGTGTTGCGCGAATTGCCCATCCGCATCGACCAACGCTACAAGCCCAACCCGTTTTCATTCTTCACCATCATGAAAGCGACGGCGAAACCGGATCGGGTTTAG
- a CDS encoding glycosyltransferase: MKVDFIITELNVGGAEKALTELAIGMQHRGHRTRVLSIGSEPLPDRRRLVDRLAEENVTVEFGGFDHWSRMVSATRWLSRRISADPPDVCQTFLFHANCLGTLAAKRAGVQHVVGGLRVAEAKRVRLTLESQAIRRMSHLVCVSQQVRSFAIEQLSVNPHSCSVISNGVDVPTYRDAVPLDWSQIGWPSESQVAVFIGRLHHQKGIELIQQQFNELFGDANDRRLVMIGDGPLREALSQWAAEIGEDRVQILPWQNDVAPFLKAATMLLLPSHYEGMPNIVLEAMAAGCVTVCSRVEGSIELLGDASTQRGQSQGFPPGDDVAMARLADAFFRSPKLRQTIGSANQQHVAAEFSNRQMIERYEALYESLRSR; the protein is encoded by the coding sequence ATGAAAGTTGATTTTATCATCACCGAGTTGAACGTCGGCGGCGCCGAGAAAGCGTTAACCGAATTGGCTATCGGGATGCAACACCGCGGACACCGCACCCGCGTCCTCTCCATCGGTTCAGAACCATTGCCGGACCGACGTCGACTGGTCGATCGTTTAGCCGAAGAGAACGTGACCGTTGAATTCGGCGGCTTCGATCATTGGAGTCGCATGGTCTCGGCAACACGCTGGCTGTCACGGCGGATCAGCGCCGATCCGCCGGATGTTTGCCAAACCTTTCTCTTCCACGCCAACTGCCTGGGAACCCTGGCGGCCAAGCGTGCCGGCGTGCAGCACGTGGTCGGCGGACTCCGCGTCGCCGAAGCCAAACGCGTTCGCTTGACCCTGGAATCCCAAGCGATCCGCCGCATGAGTCACCTCGTCTGCGTCAGCCAACAAGTCCGTTCGTTTGCGATCGAGCAACTGTCCGTCAACCCTCATTCGTGTTCGGTCATCTCCAACGGCGTCGATGTGCCGACCTATCGCGACGCCGTGCCTTTGGACTGGTCCCAGATCGGTTGGCCGAGTGAAAGCCAAGTCGCGGTGTTCATCGGCCGACTGCATCATCAGAAAGGGATCGAGTTGATTCAACAACAGTTCAACGAGCTGTTCGGTGACGCCAACGACCGGCGTCTGGTGATGATCGGTGACGGTCCGCTGCGAGAAGCGCTGTCGCAATGGGCAGCCGAGATCGGTGAAGACCGCGTCCAGATTCTGCCCTGGCAAAACGACGTCGCACCGTTCCTGAAAGCCGCCACGATGCTGTTGCTGCCGAGCCATTACGAAGGCATGCCCAACATCGTCCTTGAGGCGATGGCCGCCGGCTGTGTGACCGTCTGCAGCCGCGTCGAAGGCAGCATCGAACTGCTCGGTGACGCATCCACACAACGCGGCCAATCTCAGGGGTTCCCACCGGGTGACGATGTCGCAATGGCACGCCTGGCCGACGCCTTCTTTCGTTCCCCAAAGTTACGCCAGACGATCGGCTCAGCGAATCAGCAGCACGTCGCGGCCGAGTTTTCCAACCGCCAGATGATCGAACGTTACGAAGCGTTGTACGAGTCGTTGCGATCCCGATAA
- a CDS encoding RNA polymerase sigma factor has product MNLTTETLFDLRELTVAELVVRAQGGDRDAFGELFDRYRSAIVAGAMSRVRNADEADELAQDVFIQAMQKIDQLRVPEAFGGWLRQIVHRMAINRVTRNRSAIACDPETLEATCVSEDAPDRVAEHREQAEAVRNSIDRLGALDQETLTAFYLNGQTLIEMSDAFQAPIGTIKRRLHVARKRLAKEMDLLGAAV; this is encoded by the coding sequence ATGAACCTCACCACTGAAACCCTGTTTGATCTCCGAGAGCTGACGGTCGCTGAACTGGTCGTTCGCGCCCAGGGCGGCGATCGCGATGCCTTCGGCGAATTGTTTGACCGATACCGATCCGCGATCGTCGCCGGTGCGATGAGCCGGGTTCGCAACGCGGACGAAGCCGACGAGCTTGCCCAAGACGTCTTCATCCAGGCGATGCAAAAGATCGACCAACTGCGTGTGCCCGAAGCGTTCGGTGGTTGGTTGCGACAGATCGTGCACCGCATGGCCATCAATCGCGTGACCCGCAATCGATCGGCCATCGCCTGCGATCCGGAAACCCTGGAAGCGACGTGCGTCAGCGAAGACGCTCCCGACCGAGTGGCCGAGCATCGTGAACAAGCCGAAGCGGTTCGAAACAGCATCGACCGTCTCGGCGCACTGGATCAAGAAACGTTGACCGCGTTCTACTTGAACGGTCAAACCTTGATCGAGATGAGCGACGCGTTCCAAGCCCCGATCGGAACGATCAAGCGGCGATTGCACGTCGCGCGAAAGCGACTGGCCAAGGAGATGGACTTGCTGGGCGCGGCCGTTTGA
- the surE gene encoding 5'/3'-nucleotidase SurE, producing MLKILLTNDDGIDAPGLQALDQSVRHAIQVHRPNEDVEIVAVAPDRCRSECGHSIVTTRPLNVTTVRENWYSVDGTPVDCIRVAHYAMDFKPQLVFSGINAGANLGVNLMVSGTFAAAREASLLGIPALAASHYRRPDVPRTWDHTPTWLEPTIGAFFRAAVDNPSDGDPPPLWNVNLPAVIPDADQRPDIIECEVDRCPIDRTGTIEPGGRVRFQLDFHDRPREQGRDVQHCFDGRITVSKLGVHLGR from the coding sequence ATGCTGAAGATCCTATTGACCAACGATGACGGCATCGATGCGCCGGGACTGCAGGCCCTGGATCAGAGTGTCCGCCATGCGATCCAGGTCCACCGGCCAAACGAAGACGTCGAAATCGTCGCCGTTGCGCCGGACCGTTGTCGCAGCGAGTGCGGGCACAGCATCGTGACCACGCGGCCGCTGAACGTCACCACGGTTCGCGAGAACTGGTACAGCGTCGACGGGACGCCGGTCGATTGCATCCGGGTCGCCCACTACGCGATGGATTTCAAACCGCAACTCGTGTTTTCAGGAATCAATGCCGGGGCGAATCTGGGGGTGAACCTGATGGTCAGCGGCACCTTCGCCGCAGCCCGCGAGGCAAGTCTGTTGGGGATTCCGGCGCTGGCGGCGTCGCATTATCGCCGGCCCGATGTTCCGCGCACCTGGGACCACACGCCGACTTGGCTGGAACCGACGATTGGAGCCTTTTTTCGTGCGGCAGTGGACAATCCGTCTGACGGCGATCCGCCGCCGCTTTGGAACGTCAACCTGCCCGCCGTGATTCCCGACGCGGATCAGCGACCAGACATCATCGAATGCGAGGTCGATCGTTGCCCCATCGATCGAACGGGAACGATCGAGCCGGGGGGACGCGTTCGATTCCAGCTGGATTTTCACGACAGGCCGCGCGAACAAGGACGTGACGTCCAACATTGCTTCGACGGCCGCATCACGGTCAGCAAACTCGGGGTCCACCTGGGCCGATAA
- a CDS encoding prenyltransferase/squalene oxidase repeat-containing protein: protein MPPPSDAIDATRRKCRQTLDQVRGELLQAQTDAGHWTGELAASALSTATAVSAMAAALQHSEPTQPQERESLRSLIGQGMGYLQRQQNTDGGFGDTDRSHSNIATSYLVLSASTLAEKVGQPPLPSTAIEKLQRYIDRAGGLDGLRRRYGTDKTFVVPIMNNMAIAGLISWDDVAALPFEAAVFPQSMYRFLQMPVVSYAIPALVAIGQARHFLGRRAFAPIRLIRSLSIQRTLSVLEKMQPASGGYLEATPLTAFVVMSLAATGRCDLPVVRNGLRSLKQSMLDGGCWPIDTNLATWATSLSIHALCCDPDDDGRWYSERLADWHLGCQHLTRHPFTGAEPGGWGWTDLSGAVPDSDDTPAAILALGLMRPHADENRQTQMHAAMIRGGRWLIRLQNRNGGWPTFCRGWGKLPFDRSSTDLTAHALRALKSIPCRPTDSRGAGPSRADFERPERKAIRFLWRQQQPDGSWMPLWFGNQDRDDESNPIYGTAKVLIAGGIGTRPEAAACDFLLNAQNTDGGWGGGPSVAEKIRELIESDPQYASIAPEIPDDLQSSVEETALAVEALATVILRTRDQTESSSPQPEMPQSGNVSSNQRSDRANAGLTEQRLECSAAVCPAAVNDALLAAILRGVEFLMQSVEDRRHQVAWPIGFYFAKLWYHERLYPLIFTAAALGKFLRAIDEEHDPNWPR from the coding sequence ATGCCTCCCCCCTCCGACGCCATCGATGCGACGCGCCGGAAATGTAGGCAAACGCTCGACCAAGTTCGCGGCGAATTGCTCCAGGCCCAAACCGACGCCGGACACTGGACCGGCGAATTGGCCGCCAGCGCCCTGAGCACGGCGACGGCCGTCAGCGCGATGGCGGCGGCCCTCCAGCACAGCGAACCAACGCAACCCCAGGAGCGGGAATCGCTGCGATCGCTGATCGGGCAGGGGATGGGGTATTTACAACGCCAACAAAACACCGATGGCGGCTTCGGCGACACCGACCGCAGCCACTCGAACATCGCGACCAGCTATCTGGTGCTGTCGGCTTCGACGCTGGCGGAAAAAGTCGGCCAACCACCGCTGCCGTCGACGGCGATCGAGAAACTGCAGCGGTACATCGACCGCGCGGGAGGACTGGACGGACTTCGCCGCCGCTACGGCACGGACAAGACGTTCGTGGTGCCGATCATGAACAACATGGCGATCGCCGGGTTGATTTCATGGGACGACGTCGCAGCCCTGCCGTTCGAAGCGGCCGTGTTTCCACAATCGATGTATCGCTTCCTGCAGATGCCGGTGGTCAGTTACGCGATCCCCGCGCTGGTCGCGATCGGCCAAGCCCGTCACTTCCTCGGCCGCCGCGCGTTTGCCCCGATTCGCCTGATTCGGTCACTGAGCATCCAGCGAACCCTTTCAGTGCTTGAGAAAATGCAGCCGGCCAGCGGAGGCTACTTAGAAGCGACTCCGTTGACGGCGTTTGTCGTGATGAGTCTGGCCGCTACGGGACGATGTGACTTGCCAGTGGTTCGCAACGGGCTGCGTTCCCTGAAACAGTCGATGCTCGACGGCGGATGCTGGCCGATCGACACCAACCTGGCGACCTGGGCGACATCGTTGTCGATTCACGCGCTCTGTTGCGACCCGGACGATGACGGCCGCTGGTACAGCGAACGCTTGGCCGATTGGCACTTGGGTTGCCAGCACTTGACGCGACATCCGTTTACCGGCGCCGAACCGGGCGGCTGGGGATGGACCGATTTGAGCGGGGCGGTACCCGACAGCGATGACACGCCGGCGGCCATCTTGGCGCTCGGCCTGATGCGTCCCCACGCCGACGAAAACCGTCAGACTCAAATGCACGCCGCGATGATCCGAGGCGGCCGTTGGCTGATCCGGCTGCAAAATCGAAACGGCGGCTGGCCGACGTTTTGCCGTGGCTGGGGAAAACTGCCCTTCGATCGCAGCAGCACCGACCTGACCGCGCACGCCCTGCGGGCCTTGAAATCGATCCCCTGTCGCCCCACAGACTCTCGGGGGGCGGGACCGAGCCGCGCGGACTTTGAGCGTCCCGAGCGCAAGGCGATTCGTTTTCTGTGGCGTCAGCAGCAACCCGACGGCTCCTGGATGCCGCTCTGGTTCGGCAACCAAGACCGCGATGACGAGTCCAATCCGATCTACGGGACGGCGAAAGTCCTGATCGCAGGCGGAATCGGCACCCGCCCGGAAGCGGCGGCCTGCGACTTTCTCCTCAACGCCCAAAACACGGACGGCGGCTGGGGCGGGGGGCCTTCGGTGGCGGAAAAAATTCGCGAACTGATCGAATCCGATCCCCAGTACGCCTCGATCGCGCCCGAGATTCCCGACGATCTGCAAAGCAGCGTGGAAGAAACCGCGTTGGCGGTTGAAGCCCTGGCGACGGTCATTCTACGGACACGCGATCAAACCGAGTCGTCTTCGCCGCAACCTGAGATGCCGCAATCTGGAAACGTGTCGTCGAATCAGCGATCCGATCGGGCAAATGCCGGGTTAACAGAACAACGGCTAGAATGTTCTGCCGCTGTCTGCCCTGCCGCTGTGAACGATGCCTTGCTGGCGGCTATACTACGCGGGGTTGAATTCTTGATGCAGAGCGTCGAGGATCGGCGGCATCAAGTGGCTTGGCCGATTGGATTTTACTTTGCCAAGCTCTGGTACCATGAACGCTTGTATCCGCTGATTTTCACCGCCGCCGCACTGGGGAAATTCCTCCGTGCGATTGATGAAGAACACGACCCGAATTGGCCTCGATGA
- a CDS encoding tetratricopeptide repeat protein translates to MTPPRIVSLACLSLCLSLCLSFCVPAPCPGQSGQDSQSIVENQRWAAEARQALDRQDYKTALAAADKLAKAPASVEFQRVAGDTLLRCGEAKRAIEMFEGYLAKRPDDRPYLWQLGIAFYFDGKFKAGAELFEIHREVNPHDVENAAWHFLCVAKNESPEKAQQLLLPAPNDSRAPMAEVLEMLRSGDPEPVKQRMNSFTPGTTAAKSAKFYGHFYLGLYADALGDDATAKQHLTLAAEDSPRNYMGDIAKVYAEYLEKSE, encoded by the coding sequence ATGACTCCACCTCGAATCGTCTCTTTGGCCTGCCTTTCGCTCTGCCTTTCGCTCTGTCTCTCGTTCTGCGTCCCCGCCCCTTGCCCAGGTCAATCCGGCCAGGACAGCCAATCGATCGTGGAGAACCAGCGATGGGCCGCCGAAGCACGCCAGGCCCTCGACCGACAGGACTACAAGACGGCGCTCGCCGCAGCCGACAAACTGGCCAAGGCACCGGCGTCAGTTGAGTTTCAACGCGTCGCCGGCGATACGCTGCTGCGCTGCGGCGAAGCGAAACGCGCGATCGAGATGTTTGAAGGCTACTTGGCCAAACGCCCCGACGACCGCCCCTATTTGTGGCAACTGGGGATCGCGTTTTACTTCGACGGAAAATTCAAAGCGGGCGCCGAACTGTTCGAAATCCACCGCGAAGTGAATCCGCACGACGTTGAAAACGCGGCGTGGCATTTTCTGTGCGTCGCCAAAAACGAATCTCCCGAAAAGGCACAGCAGTTACTGCTGCCGGCACCGAACGATTCCAGGGCACCGATGGCGGAGGTTTTAGAGATGCTTCGCAGCGGCGACCCCGAACCGGTCAAACAGCGCATGAATTCGTTCACGCCCGGAACAACCGCGGCCAAGTCGGCCAAGTTCTATGGCCACTTCTACCTGGGGCTTTACGCCGACGCCCTGGGCGATGACGCAACGGCCAAGCAACACCTCACCCTCGCCGCCGAAGACTCGCCGCGAAACTACATGGGCGACATCGCCAAGGTCTACGCCGAGTACCTCGAGAAATCCGAGTAG
- a CDS encoding carbon storage regulator — MLVLSRKVGEKLMVGDDIVLTVNRISGNRVAIGIEAPRNVRIVRGELQKNQVAPSGSTPNTAPMGEAAIAVASKAEA, encoded by the coding sequence ATGTTGGTTCTCAGTCGCAAAGTCGGTGAAAAGTTGATGGTCGGCGATGACATTGTTCTGACCGTCAATCGAATCTCGGGAAACCGAGTCGCCATCGGCATCGAAGCGCCCCGGAACGTCCGAATCGTGCGAGGCGAGTTGCAAAAAAATCAAGTCGCCCCTTCCGGATCCACCCCCAACACCGCGCCGATGGGCGAAGCAGCGATCGCCGTTGCTAGCAAAGCTGAGGCGTGA
- the ispG gene encoding (E)-4-hydroxy-3-methylbut-2-enyl-diphosphate synthase, producing MAIQRNPTRAVAIGDLVVGDGNPIAVQSMTATKTQDIDATVAQAEAYREAGAGVVRIAVDSDKDAAALAEIRTQTKANLAVDLQENFRLAEKVAPFVDKIRYNPGHLYHHQRDKPWQDKVQFIIEQAQRHDCAIRIGVNCGSVDPDKKAKYDPSDSITPMLESALEHCDFVDSLGFHRYVVSLKDSDPQQVIEGNRRFAQRRPEIPLHLGVTEAGMPPEGIIKTRIAFEQLIGQGIGDTVRVSLTLPNDRKPEEIAAGREIVADIYAGRVRTVVKLNEKSLNIISCPSCSRVENEAFIDLAQSVKEMTEYAKDHDITIAVMGCRVNGPGETDDADLGLWCGPAKVNLKRGTEALGAFGYDEILPRLRQELDAIIATKC from the coding sequence ATGGCAATTCAGCGAAATCCAACTCGAGCGGTCGCGATCGGCGATCTTGTCGTCGGCGATGGCAATCCGATCGCCGTGCAGAGCATGACCGCGACCAAGACCCAAGACATCGACGCCACCGTCGCTCAGGCGGAAGCCTATCGCGAGGCCGGTGCGGGCGTCGTGCGGATTGCGGTCGACAGCGACAAAGACGCCGCAGCGTTGGCCGAGATCCGAACGCAAACCAAGGCCAACCTGGCCGTCGACTTGCAAGAGAATTTTCGGCTGGCGGAAAAGGTCGCGCCCTTTGTCGACAAGATTCGTTACAACCCCGGGCACCTTTACCACCACCAGCGCGACAAGCCCTGGCAAGACAAGGTGCAGTTCATCATCGAGCAGGCCCAACGACACGACTGCGCGATCCGGATCGGAGTCAACTGCGGCAGCGTCGACCCCGACAAAAAAGCCAAGTACGATCCGTCAGACTCGATCACGCCGATGCTCGAAAGCGCGTTGGAACACTGCGACTTCGTCGACTCGCTGGGCTTCCACCGCTACGTCGTCTCGCTGAAAGATAGCGATCCGCAGCAGGTCATCGAGGGCAATCGGCGCTTCGCCCAACGGCGGCCCGAAATTCCGTTGCACCTGGGCGTCACCGAAGCCGGGATGCCGCCCGAGGGGATCATCAAGACACGGATCGCGTTCGAACAGTTGATCGGCCAGGGCATCGGGGACACCGTTCGAGTCTCACTGACCCTTCCCAACGATCGCAAACCCGAAGAGATCGCGGCGGGACGCGAGATTGTTGCCGACATCTATGCCGGACGCGTCCGCACGGTGGTCAAGCTGAACGAAAAATCGCTGAACATCATCAGTTGCCCGAGCTGCTCACGCGTGGAGAACGAAGCCTTTATCGATCTGGCGCAAAGCGTCAAGGAAATGACCGAGTACGCCAAAGACCACGACATCACGATCGCGGTGATGGGGTGTCGCGTCAACGGCCCCGGCGAGACCGATGATGCCGACCTGGGTCTGTGGTGCGGCCCGGCCAAGGTGAATCTGAAACGGGGCACCGAAGCCCTGGGTGCGTTCGGTTACGACGAGATCCTGCCGCGGCTGCGACAGGAACTGGACGCCATCATCGCGACGAAATGCTGA